CGGAACATGCATAGCATGCATAACCCACTGCAGCGCAGCCAaccgaagaaaaaaaaaccttttcGATTCCAACCACACAGAAGAGATGAATATAAAAGATTTGCTACACAATGAAattatcataataaaaataaccgAATTTTTGACCATTCTGGAGattcaaaatttaataatttcccTGAGAATTAATGTTAAGACGAACGTATACTTTATGAATGAGTGTCTGTCCATATTGATGGACAAGGAATACacggaggaagaggagggagaagacGCGAAGGAAAATTCAGAAGTAAAAAACAATGTCGAAAGGAACGAAGGAGAACTACCCCCCTCTTCAGATATAGCCACAGCTATAGCTACATCGAACCTAAGTGCGAACCAGAATGATAGGCGTAGCCCCTTTGAGGAAAACGAAACACATGAGGGAAATCCTAATTGGAGTAGCACTGCTGAACAAAATGAGTCCCACCCGAACGGGGAAATAATCGATTTGGTGACCTACGAAGAAGAGCGCACGAATAATTTGGGGCACCCCCCACACGAGGAAGCAACAAAGCGAAAGATAAAATCAAAACAACGCAAGTATAAAAACTTTTACGAAaagaacgtaaaaaaaggtgggaaAATGCGATCAATTAGGGAATGCTTGAACATCGATTTTTACTCGAAAGGGAAGAGACCGCTACACAACACAAACTctgaaaaagaaggaaacgAATGGTTCAGAAAATTTTGGCTGTACACACATCTCTCCCACGAAATAAtagatttgaaaaaaaaattaaaaaatggatttttaaaaataaacaataatGAAATGGTGCCTAAAAATAGGACCAAACGGTTTGATCCTTTTCagcttttcaaatttaatggaaaattttataccATTTTTGATGTCCCTTGGGTTTCTGtatatttccaattttgctTAAATGCCATTTGTGTATTTTGTCAACAGAAAGTTGACAGGGATTCCTTATGTGTATTTGCAgagaaaattaatttaacTGTGTCAAATAAATtgcttttaaattattttaatcatattataaaatCTGGAGAGCGTAACTTGCACGTAAACAAGGAGGATAATAATGACCAGGCCATTACAGATCAGCCCCCCGAGGGAGAAGGGGCTGACGAATTGGGGGAGCccccacaaaaaaggaaaaaaataagcctTGATTCTACCGAGGATTGTTACGAACTCGATTGTTCGTCCCTCAGGGATCAACGCCGTGGTGATGATTGGGACAATGTTGTGCGCAAGGAGGATAATGCGGACGCCCGTTCGTGCCGTAGAAGTGTTGACAACCTTCCGCTGGGGGGGAAGAGAGGTGCGATTTCGAAGAAAGACGCCAAGGGTTCCTTCATGGGAGATCATAACGATTCCTTCTCCATGGGAGACACGGAAGGTTCCCTCTCCCTGAGAGACATGGATGGTCCCTTATCCCCGAGAGACATGGAAGGTTCCCTCTCCCTGAGAGACATGGATGGCCCCTTATCCCTGAGAGACATGGATGGTCCCTTATCCCCGAGAGACACGAACGATAGCACCTCGTGGGAGGGAGGAAGCTCCTTCGATGGCATTTCGTGGCAGGGTACAAACAACGACGCATCGCTCCACTCGGAAAATCAGCTGCACGAAGAACGCGTTCAAATCAGAGAAGAATTCCTAGCCGTAAGAAAAACGCACATTTTCTGCGACGATTGCTCAAGGATCCTGGAGTACAGAATGAACATCAAGTCCATTTTTGAAGCGCTGAAAAAAGATTAcgaattgttaaaaaaactgaaaattaTGACCAAAACGTTTAAAATCCCCAAAcatcttttttgtttgtgtaattattttttttttaaggacaAATATATtgtgtattttaaaaaagtttccaATCATTTGCAATgtttgagaaaaatattaaaaaaaaaattaataaacaaCTTTATATTCACCTTTTcgttaaatttttacaaatttgtaaTTCGAGCACTGCTAACATGTGATGAcaagaaaatttatcattGCGAGGACATTTTCTTGTTTGGATTTTATGTCAAGTATAGGAATTTACTGAATATGTTTAACAGCCCAAGaattatttatgtgtacTACTCCTTCCAtgtcattttggaaaaaattaaaaagcttCAACTTCTTTTTAGCCATAAGCATTTCTTAAAGTTGACGCATGATCTGCACTTTGACATCGTCGCCATAATTGAGAAGCTCAAACAATCTGATGCCAAGAAAATTTACAGGGGTATTTCCAAGTACATATATGACAATGTGAATGAAGAAATGCTATCCACGAGAAGCTACGATGAACTCTACGTGTACTTTTTTCAGTGCGTGAAGAATTACAGATTTGTCTAGCCTGGTCACCGCAGTGTGTAGTTACGCCATTTTGCGGGGGGGTTCCTATTAGCATGTGTGCGTGCAGGGAgggaaagagagagaaagaaggaaagaaagaggaagaaagaaagaaagaaagaaagagagGTAGAGAGGTAGAGAGGTAGAGAGAGGGACTACATTCCACGCGCGTTGACGTCATTTCCCATCAGCACCTCGTCTcattgcaaattttgtaGCACTGAGTGagattttttgtgcattttatcatgtacatatattttttccccttttttaatctcctccctctccacaccattttttttttttagtgttttaacctttttaagtttttaatttttttttttttgccccaatGTCCAACTTAACCCAATTTGCTTCTATCCACCGTGTGTATGAACAGTACATGTGGATTTCCGTTTTGTGTGTCTTTTCTCCTCCGTTGTATTTTCCCTCCTTCTCTTTTGATTTCTCCCTTCCTTTTattctttcatattttttttttttttttttacaactcaCCGCATAGATATGCGGAATTTTACTCACCATATTTAACTGCGCTCTGCGTAAAATTAAACGTACTTTCCCTTTCTatccctcctcttcttcctgtCCACCTGATTACACTTCGCAAAATGcacatcctttttttttgccctccaatataggaaaaaaatcgtaactcacatgtacataattttttttaaaaaaaatgaaaattttacttcaatTCGAAGCGTTTTATGTTGCTTAATGGTACAAAGAAATACAACAAtgtttcgaaaaaaaagggtggcGACTCCCCGCTTTGCGCTTTGAAAAAAGAGCTGTCAACCCTTAAAAAGGGTGAACCAGAAAAACGGAAACGTGTAAAAAAGCAACATTTACTGCAGGGATGCGTAAACTTAAGATGACCCCTGCTGCTGTTCAGTGCGATGCATGCGCCAACGCAGTCGCGTATGCGTTCCCACTGACTTGGCACATGGTTGTTCCGTCTTCTCTTCCAAAGGGATTCCTGTTCCTCCAtatttctcccatttttatatctttaGCCATTTCCCGCTCTTTCCCTATTTATATACTTACGTTTATGCCCACATACGTGGCCTTCCCTGCGCGGATGCCTCCCCCTTGGGCGGAAGAAACTCCCTACGACAGCTTGTTATTTTCTGGTATATCAAATAAGTCCCCATGGAAGCAGATCAAATAACATGACACGAGGAAGCCCGAAACCCTCAAAATGATTTTCCACTTGTCCGAAATTATGTCCTTCGGCTTTTCTCGAAACATTCCTGGGTAAAACATCTTGTACTAGTTGCGCCGGAtggggtggagaaaaaatggcgaaaaaaagcggaaaaaaacacGGAAAAAAACGCGGAAAAAGTGcggaaaaaacgcaaaaaaaatgaggaaaaaatgcgaaaaataaaGGTGACGCTTAACCACTATAACAAGGCCCTTACAATCCTTCTACACGCACTGCTAAACTACTTTTAAAGGATAcaaaattgtttaaaaaaaaattaaaattcggatgaacaaataataaCTGAACGAAGGAACGCAGTTTTGGTTAAAGTTAAAAAAGCATAGAACCGGGAGCAATTTTTTACTCTCATGGCAACATTTCTTTCAACCGCACGCATAACGCAAAACATCTTTGCAGTGGTATCCATAGGTCAACGCACGAATAAACAGAGCATGCGTTtgccacaatttttttgttgccacATTTCGGGGGAATTTTAGCATATGTCGTTCCGCATACGTACGTTgcgcacatgtatatttatacatttgcatatttttttttctcaaaatgatTTGTAGTGCCTAACGGGAAGGCCTTCCATTTCCGCTCGCCACATCTTTGGACTTCCCCCGTTTTCTCGCGCGTCACCGTTTGCCCATGTGTTAGCGGAAGCATTGTtgcgttttgtttttttccctcttgcGAAATGGCCAAATATTTAGGGCCAAAGTAAAGGAGCGAagtgcacatatacacatatgcatggCGCCATTTCCGTGCGGCACCAACTGAACAGCGCGCTTCTTCGTTAAAAGTTCTCCACGCCACTTATTCGGGGGTTGGCATAGAGCGCTTTCTGGACATGCTCCGTTCCAATCACCGTCGGGGCGACCTACATGCGTAAGCAAATGAGCCCATTGGAACGAGCGTGAGGATTCCTATACAACGAACGCGCTGCACCACCTACGTCACGCCATCCGCGAGAAGCATGTAAACCAGcaagggagaagaaacagaaaaaaaaaaatgataaaactAAGCGGCATATATTCCTACTGGCATTACAAAGCTTGGCAACGTGCTACGGCTGGATATTTGAGGACATGtaatatgccttttttttttttttaaatttgctcATACCGTGAAGCAAACAACGCAATGGCGCACCACACGATATGTCCATAAAAATGGCGAGAATTAGACTAGCCAAATTACGTCAGTTGTTGTTTGTTACGTTATTATTCCAGACAGCTACCACAGCTCTCcgttttgttaattttacaGTGTACATcatagcatatttttttaattacatccTGTTAATACTTTGCTAATGTCTTGTTTTAttacctccctttttttgtgttcacGCTTTTCTCCTACCGATTGCatgtgcccttttttccctccattatttgctcatttccatgcgtacattttttcaacatCCCCTTTCCCCTACAACCACATATgatattccctttttttttttaacccacTAAAGTtattaaaaacaatttagCGAACAACGAAATGGTCGGTTACGTCATTAACGACAAGCATCCCAAGAGCATACGAGTTGCATGTGACAGGTTAGCCTAGTGAGACGATACGTGGGGCCGCCCCTCGGAGGGCAAAAGGGACGCAGGTACGCCTGTCCCCCCATGCGAGTATCCACACCTGGGGAAACGTGTCTTTACCCACCGAGTCGCGGTCAAGCTGAATACACACAAAAGGGGTAAAAGATATGCCACACAAAAAAGGCCTTAGAATAAACACAACACAGTAGCATATTACCCCTAAATAGgcacacgaaaaaaaatgagaaggggggggattCCAGGGAGAGGTTCCCCCCAATGTGCATGAAAAATGCACTTacacattaaaaaaggagaaaaaaaaaaaaaattatatggcCAAAATTTTACATAGCCCACATTTTACTTCGCCCCCATTCGGCATACACCCCACAGGTACATGTACGTCGTTCGGTACAAAAAGACCTTcaggtacacaaaaaaaatttgggcGCATGACGAAAAGAGCGAAGCAAAGATCGGAGACATTGTCCGGATTCAACCACTGGGGTATCGGATAGGCCCCTGGAAAAATTACATCCTcgtcaaaattttgtacaaggAAAATAAGGAGTGACATGATAATTCTTTGGGACGTTTCACAGGTGGAGTGATCctcaagggggggggaaaaaacaaatgcttTTGCGGGGGACCTGTCTTAActggcttctttttttttttatttcccttttttctcgccTTATCCGTTCATCATACGCCGTTGTGCACATGCTACGTGTAGTTTGCCGTCATCCCATTCTCTGTTTGCACACGCGTTTTTCCCCTCGTCAAATATCTCCCCCCCACACTTGGGTGACAATGATcatgttaaatttttgttgccCCAATTTTACTTCTCACAATGGGGGTGCCTATTCGACCGATTATAATTCGACGgtgcatttatatttttaagaaacaAATTCAAGTTGAAGTTGGACTGCCGATTCTCAGCCTGCACCTGGTGGTGTTCCAGCTCCATATCCTTCATAATTAGTTccctatccattttttttttttatacgctTTCGTTataaaaactttttcttccttggaTGTATCAattttgagttttttttggATCAACATTTCCCTTTCCAATTCCCTTCGTTTGGCGCTACCGATGAGGGCGTCCATGTATTTGGACTTTCCCTTCTGGTCGCTCTCCTTCTTATTGAATATGTCATCTATGCGGATTTCCTTCTCCACTTCGGCCTTGGCTCCAGCTGCGTCTTCCCTCTCCCTGTGTTTTCTTCCACTTGGGGATTTCGGCAAATATTCCTTCGATCgtttctccccccatttgtcaTCACCCCGATGGTCGCTTCTGCTTTCTCCCAGTTCCTTATAGCACGGGCCAtactgcttcttcccccccaaccCGTTCGCTCTATCCTCATGCAGTTTCGTCAACTCGTCGCCCCTATAACCCAGGTAGcgaattttcttcttcttgtctGTGTgatcaatttttaattcctccCTTGGTTTTGTTTCCCCCGGATTTTCATGCTCATAAATATACTCTCTTATTTCACTTTcgatttgtttatttttttcttcatttatttttttattttggttgTTCTCCAATTCGTACGGTTCCTCTTCATCATCTGAGGTCATAAAAAAATCCCCTATTTGATTCTTCACACTGTTTTCTTTGGTTGTGGTCCTCCCCTCTTTATCGCTTTTTCGATCACCTTCCCGACGTCCCTTTTTCAATGCCCCAGTCGATGTGCCTTCCTCGTTACCCGTCCGTTGTCCCGCTCCCTCGCCTGTACTTTTTTTGCCCAGGGATAAATTAATCTTCATCTTGCGTTCTTTGCTGTTTAGCTGGCCCACTTTCCTGCTCagtcaaaaagggaagcggcATCTTAAAAGATCAGCATTTCCCACGTCAGCTTTTTACGCGAGCTTTTCACGCGCCCTTTCAGAGctacttatattttataagaaTATGTAACGTACGCGTATATACAAATGTGCTGTGTTTCCTACGCAGGTGCAAATTTTACAACTTCGCTTGTGCGGTGTTTAGCCTCATTTGTTTacttcccaattttttttttttttttaaattaatttttgccTGTCATTTTGTCCTCTCTTGTTCTCTCCGTTTGTAACATATGAAGATCATCCCTTCAGCGTCAACTTCAGCGAGTTTCGTTTGCATAGCGATACATTCTCGCGGCCTCATTTTCGCGGCCCCTTTTTGGCTCGCCCCAATTGAATTTCACCCTCCCAATTTACCCGCACTCCCCCTCGGTACAGCCAACCCCCCTTGCGCGCGTACCACCTGTGAACATCCCAGCGGGTgccatttgtaaaaatgaatatagaGGACTTCCTAAAATTCAACAACTTAAATTTATGCAAAGATAAAATAGTAAACAGCATCCAACGTAACAAAATCGGCATACTTATAACAAATTTGGGCAGCCCCGAGAAACCGACTTATTGGGCGCTGTACAAATATTTGGCTAGTAAGGAAAAGGGCAGAAACAATCGGGTAGTGCTCTGAGATAgagctgcttccccccccatacACACCTCCGTGGGGATACGCAATactcctttaaaaaaaaaaaaaataaaataaaatacaccCTATAATGCGCATATACATCATACATATTGTACCACATCCGCGCATATTaacttattattttattttttaattttccggACACCCCTACCCCTTTTAGAGTTCCTGGGCGACCCTCGAGTTGTCAAGCTGAATCGCTTTTTGTGGCTGCCCCTGCTCTACGGATACGTACTGCCCTTCCGCAGCggtaacaataaaaaaagagggaaaaaattatttcgaaaaaaagacacCCTTCTGAGGGCAACCAAGACGCTCGTTATGCCTATTTACACCGCCGCAAGGTGACACGAAAAAGATATGCATGGCATTTCCCACACCCCTGATCACCATCTCATGTGTGCTCCCCGCAGGGAAGTCCCTAtccaaatataaaaatgtatggaCAGACGAAGGGTCCCCTCTATGCGTGAACACGCATAACCAGTGCGCCGCGTTGAAGGAGCGTTTATTTGCAATGTAActgagagagaaaaaaaaaagaagacctCCTATGAATCTGCGTTCATGTGGgcattcacaaaaatgtagaaatcgCCTGCTTTCATTTGTGTGGGAAAGACTAATCAATCAGTGTTTGGTAGAATCACGCGTTATTCACACGAATGGGAAGAGCGTCACCACCCCAACGCCGACATGGCCACCACTCCACAACCTCGCAGGTACAAGGACAAAGTCACGATTACCTACGGAATGCGATACGGAGAAAGGTCCATAAAAAGAGCATTGGATTatttgaaaagcaaaaacatAAACAAGCTTCTAGTAGTGCCCCTATATCCCCAATCGGCCGAATGCACAGTAGCATCCACGCTTGATTGCATAggtgaaaatttaaaaaagtggaatAACATCCCAGAGTTGAGATTTCTATCGGGATACTGTCTAAATGAAAAGTACCTAAATAGTATCACTGAGagtattcaaaatttttggaaaataaatggaaagggaaataaattaATCATATCATACCATTCCATACCTACTAAAACGGTGGAAGATGGAGAtttatatccttttttttgtatcgaGAGTACAAACCAGTTGATTAAAAAGCTCAACCTTAAGAAGGAAGATTATATATTGGCTTTTCAATCCAGAATAGAAGGACAGAAATGGATACAACCATGtatcgaaaatattttaaaacagTTGTCTTTTGAAGGATGTAATGTCGTCGATGTCGTTTGTCCATCCTTTTCCGCTGACTGCTTGGAGACATTGGAAGAAATTGAAATCACTTATCGCCAGCAGTTCCTTAAGCATGGCAATGGGCGTCTACGATATATAAGCTGcttaaattattcaaaagtGGGCATTGATTTTCTCATGGGTATTATTCAGGAGAACATGGTCGGATGGTAGGCACGCAAGAAGATTGATTGCCTGCCTTCCATCCGTCACCATTCCATCAAATGGCACATTTGAATCATCCCAACGGTACAGAGATATATGTATACTGTGCCTACATACACATTTGCGCGTTCCCAGTCGGGAGTCTACCCCTTCCCCCAGCTGCATACATTAgcaatgcagaaaaaaaaaaaaaatgtgcacagcTGGGTATGCACATCAAGGTTATTCTCACCCCTTATTGGCCgaccatttttcatttggctaaaaattataaaaaggagaacaaaatggtatcttgtacaaaatatttttttttttgcttaccaGTGacaggaatttttttttttttcaccccatttgCTATGTAAATTGAAGGCAAGAATGCCAACCATTtgtcgttaatttttttccttccccccaaTTTTAACAACCCCTCTGCTCGAATGCATCCATACCCCCGTGCGGAGCAGTATGAACGTAGGTGTAtacatgttttatttaaaaaaatgcttcttgGAAATCCCTCGCGTTGCGTCATTTGTTGCTACATAAAACGCCCCTTCTGATAAGCGCTACGCAAACTAAAGAGAAAGCTAAAATGCAGTTGTATTTGCGACTTGCCAAGGATAGGCCGACTTTATGCCGTCgtagaaatgaaaaaaaaaaaaaaacataaaacaatacaaaataaaacaaaacaaaacaaaacaaagcaaaataaataaagcaaaataaagcaaaccCACCTTTCGATAATGAAAGGGACTTACCCCGAAGGAGAAAGCaatatgccatttttaatgcGGAGCACAAGAACCTCCGTGCAAATGAGCAAGCTATGAGGAGAACGCGTATTGCAAACGCATGTATAGAATAAATCCACATTCGCTTTTAAGTTTAACAATTAGCGATTCTCCAGGGAGCACTGCTCGACATGCGCATTCGAAATGTTCCTTCGAGTGGATTAACAAACCAGCGCGCTTAGAACGGTGAACagtaattcctttttctcctttttaaaaaaagcaaaaaaaaaaaaaaaaaaaaaaaaagtaaatatgaACGAGTGGAAGTTCCCATAGGAAGAAATGGCCTCGTAAGAAGAAGGGAACCGGAAAAAACTGCCCCTGCGAAAGAGCAAGCATAGCATGAATAGCTAAACAGCGCCGCATAGCGCTGCTTATATTATACCCATTTTTACCCCCCAACAATTTGATAAGCTAAATTCCAAGAATTAACATTGTCAGATCAGCTGTGCCCTGGCAGaaaaacaatttgaaaaatagacgaggggaaaaagaagatagAGAAAAGTAAGAAGTTGTTACCACCCCGTgagtgaagcaaaaaaaaaaaaaggccccaCCTCGTGACAGATAGCTAATCAGCCAAATGGAAGACCCCATCACGAGGTTCTACAAATGCAGAAAAACCTGTTGTGAGATGCTCGAGGACAGGGGATACATCATAACACCCAGAGAGAAGCTGGAAAACTTTGCCACATTCAAGGAGCAATttgaggaaaatgaaaaattgtaagaaagaacacttaaaaaattcacacgTGT
The window above is part of the Plasmodium cynomolgi strain B DNA, chromosome 11, whole genome shotgun sequence genome. Proteins encoded here:
- a CDS encoding hypothetical protein (putative), translating into MNIKDLLHNEIIIIKITEFLTILEIQNLIISLRINVKTNVYFMNECLSILMDKEYTEEEEGEDAKENSEVKNNVERNEGELPPSSDIATAIATSNLSANQNDRRSPFEENETHEGNPNWSSTAEQNESHPNGEIIDLVTYEEERTNNLGHPPHEEATKRKIKSKQRKYKNFYEKNVKKGGKMRSIRECLNIDFYSKGKRPLHNTNSEKEGNEWFRKFWLYTHLSHEIIDLKKKLKNGFLKINNNEMVPKNRTKRFDPFQLFKFNGKFYTIFDVPWVSVYFQFCLNAICVFCQQKVDRDSLCVFAEKINLTVSNKLLLNYFNHIIKSGERNLHVNKEDNNDQAITDQPPEGEGADELGEPPQKRKKISLDSTEDCYELDCSSLRDQRRGDDWDNVVRKEDNADARSCRRSVDNLPLGGKRGAISKKDAKGSFMGDHNDSFSMGDTEGSLSLRDMDGPLSPRDMEGSLSLRDMDGPLSLRDMDGPLSPRDTNDSTSWEGGSSFDGISWQGTNNDASLHSENQLHEERVQIREEFLAVRKTHIFCDDCSRILEYRMNIKSIFEALKKDYELLKKLKIMTKTFKIPKHLFCLCNYFFFKDKYIVYFKKVSNHLQCLRKILKKKLINNFIFTFSLNFYKFVIRALLTCDDKKIYHCEDIFLFGFYVKYRNLLNMFNSPRIIYVYYSFHVILEKIKKLQLLFSHKHFLKLTHDLHFDIVAIIEKLKQSDAKKIYRGISKYIYDNVNEEMLSTRSYDELYVYFFQCVKNYRFV
- a CDS encoding hypothetical protein (putative); translated protein: MFYPGMFREKPKDIISDKWKIILRVSGFLVSCYLICFHGDLFDIPENNKLSVDSSFFKAQSGESPPFFFETLLYFFVPLSNIKRFELK
- a CDS encoding 50S ribosomal protein L17 (putative): MIKLSGIYSYWHYKAWQRATAGYLRTFIKNNLANNEMVGYVINDKHPKSIRVACDRYMYVVRYKKTFRYTKKIWAHDEKSEAKIGDIVRIQPLGYRIGPWKNYILVKILYKENKE
- a CDS encoding hypothetical protein (putative), encoding MKINLSLGKKSTGEGAGQRTGNEEGTSTGALKKGRREGDRKSDKEGRTTTKENSVKNQIGDFFMTSDDEEEPYELENNQNKKINEEKNKQIIDHTDKKKKIRYLGYRGDELTKLHEDRANGLGGKKQYGPCYKELGESRSDHRGDDKWGEKRSKEYLPKSPSGRKHREREDAAGAKAEVEKEIRIDDIFNKKESDQKGKSKYMDALIGSAKRRELEREMLIQKKLKIDTSKEEKVFITKAYKKKKWIGN
- a CDS encoding ferrochelatase (putative), which encodes MNIEDFLKFNNLNLCKDKIVNSIQRNKIGILITNLGSPEKPTYWALYKYLAKFLGDPRVVKLNRFLWLPLLYGYVLPFRSGKSLSKYKNVWTDEGSPLCVNTHNQCAALKERLFAMYKDKVTITYGMRYGERSIKRALDYLKSKNINKLLVVPLYPQSAECTVASTLDCIGENLKKWNNIPELRFLSGYCLNEKYLNSITESIQNFWKINGKGNKLIISYHSIPTKTVEDGDLYPFFCIESTNQLIKKLNLKKEDYILAFQSRIEGQKWIQPCIENILKQLSFEGCNVVDVVCPSFSADCLETLEEIEITYRQQFLKHGNGRLRYISCLNYSKVGIDFLMGIIQENMVGW